One Pantoea eucalypti genomic region harbors:
- the ilvA gene encoding threonine ammonia-lyase, biosynthetic: MAESQPLPDAPGGAEYLRAVLRSPVYEVAQVTPLQIMEKISARLGNTILVKREDRQPVHSFKVRGAYAMIAGLNEEQKARGVVTASAGNHAQGVALSATKLGIKSLIVMPLATADIKVDAVRAFGGEAFLFGANFDEAKAKAIELAEQRGYTFVPPFDHPAVIAGQGTLAMELLQQDAHLDRVFVPVGGGGLAAGVAVLIKQLMPQIKVIAVESEDSACLKAALEAGHPVDLPRVGLFAEGVAVKRIGSETFRLCQAYLDDIITVDSDAICAAMKDLFEDVRAVAEPSGALALAGMKKYIQQHEIKGERLAHVLSGANVNFHGLRYVSERCELGEQREALLAVTIPEQQGSFLRFCQTLGGRSITEFNYRYADADKACIFVGVRLTRGVEERSEIISELTSGGYQVVDLSDDEMAKLHVRYMVGGRPSKPLRERLFSFEFPEAPGALLKFLQTLGTHWNISLFHYRSHGTDYGRVLAAFELGSDEPRFEEHLTDLGYDFHDESQNPAFRFFLSGH; the protein is encoded by the coding sequence ATGGCCGAGTCTCAACCGCTACCTGACGCGCCTGGCGGCGCCGAATATTTGCGCGCAGTGCTGCGTTCACCGGTGTATGAAGTGGCACAGGTGACGCCGCTGCAGATTATGGAAAAAATTTCGGCGCGGCTCGGCAACACCATTCTGGTGAAGCGGGAAGATCGCCAGCCGGTGCACAGTTTCAAGGTGCGCGGTGCTTACGCGATGATTGCCGGTCTGAATGAAGAGCAGAAAGCGCGCGGCGTGGTGACGGCGTCAGCCGGTAACCATGCGCAGGGCGTGGCGCTCTCCGCGACGAAACTGGGCATCAAGTCACTGATTGTGATGCCGCTAGCGACCGCAGACATCAAGGTCGATGCAGTGCGCGCATTTGGCGGTGAGGCTTTCCTGTTTGGTGCCAACTTTGATGAGGCGAAAGCCAAAGCGATAGAGCTCGCTGAACAGCGCGGCTACACCTTCGTGCCGCCGTTTGACCATCCGGCTGTCATTGCCGGACAGGGCACGCTGGCGATGGAGCTGTTGCAGCAGGATGCGCACCTTGACCGGGTCTTTGTCCCGGTTGGCGGCGGCGGTCTGGCGGCCGGCGTGGCGGTGCTGATCAAGCAGCTGATGCCGCAAATCAAAGTGATTGCGGTGGAGTCAGAAGATTCAGCCTGCCTGAAAGCCGCACTGGAAGCGGGTCATCCGGTCGATCTGCCGCGCGTCGGGCTGTTTGCCGAAGGCGTCGCGGTCAAACGGATTGGCAGCGAAACCTTCCGGCTCTGTCAGGCCTACCTCGATGACATCATTACCGTCGACAGCGATGCGATTTGCGCGGCGATGAAGGATCTGTTCGAAGATGTGCGTGCTGTGGCGGAGCCGTCTGGCGCACTGGCGCTAGCGGGCATGAAAAAGTATATCCAGCAGCATGAGATCAAAGGCGAGCGGCTGGCGCATGTGTTATCAGGTGCCAACGTCAACTTCCACGGTCTGCGTTACGTCTCCGAGCGTTGTGAGCTGGGCGAACAGCGTGAAGCGCTGCTGGCCGTCACCATCCCGGAACAGCAGGGCAGTTTCCTGCGCTTCTGCCAGACGCTGGGCGGACGTTCAATCACCGAGTTCAATTACCGCTACGCCGATGCGGACAAAGCCTGCATCTTTGTGGGTGTACGTCTGACCCGTGGCGTGGAAGAGCGCAGTGAGATCATCAGCGAACTCACCAGCGGCGGCTATCAGGTAGTCGATCTCTCAGATGATGAGATGGCGAAACTGCACGTGCGCTACATGGTGGGCGGACGGCCCTCCAAGCCACTGCGTGAGCGGCTCTTCAGCTTTGAATTCCCGGAGGCACCTGGCGCGTTGCTGAAGTTCCTGCAGACGCTGGGCACTCACTGGAATATCTCGCTGTTTCACTACCGCAGCCACGGCACCGACTATGGTCGTGTGCTGGCGGCGTTTGAACTCGGCAGCGATGAGCCACGTTTCGAGGAGCATCTCACCGATCTGGGTTACGACTTTCATGACGAAAGCCAGAACCCGGCGTTCCGCTTCTTCCTGTCAGGCCACTGA